One stretch of Methermicoccus shengliensis DSM 18856 DNA includes these proteins:
- a CDS encoding 30S ribosomal protein S3 yields MAVESRFVREGLTKARLNEFLSRRLERAGYGGMVVKRTPMGTHITVYSEKPGMIIGKGGRTIKQLTAELETRFDMDNPQIEVQEVKVPELNAQMMATRLASTLERGWYFRKAGHTLLQRIMEAGALGCEIVISGKLTGPRSRTEKFVAGYIKHAGEPAEDLVQEGFSIAVKKLGVIGCRVRIIPPDVELPDDFRIVEPAAEASEQEEEPSRPTETEKPTLVEELEASEEGEAGAEQAPAESEDEMPAEPSEPKIELPEPTLPGEEIRERDGRIEHKHEGYEYWHPYERVHKKAGEQ; encoded by the coding sequence GTGGCAGTGGAGAGCAGGTTCGTGCGGGAAGGGCTCACCAAGGCACGGCTCAACGAGTTTCTATCCAGACGGCTCGAGAGGGCTGGCTACGGAGGGATGGTGGTCAAGCGGACGCCCATGGGCACGCACATCACGGTGTACTCCGAGAAGCCCGGGATGATCATCGGCAAGGGTGGAAGGACAATCAAGCAGCTCACAGCAGAGCTGGAGACGAGATTCGATATGGACAATCCCCAGATAGAGGTACAGGAGGTGAAGGTGCCAGAGCTCAATGCCCAGATGATGGCCACACGGCTTGCCAGCACTCTTGAGAGGGGATGGTACTTCAGGAAGGCTGGGCACACCCTGCTGCAGCGCATCATGGAAGCAGGAGCCCTTGGATGTGAGATAGTGATATCTGGCAAGCTCACAGGCCCCCGCTCAAGGACCGAGAAGTTTGTGGCAGGGTACATAAAGCACGCTGGCGAGCCTGCAGAGGACCTCGTGCAGGAGGGCTTTTCAATCGCTGTGAAGAAGCTGGGTGTGATAGGGTGCAGGGTGAGAATCATACCACCAGATGTGGAGCTTCCAGACGACTTTCGCATCGTAGAGCCGGCTGCTGAGGCGTCCGAGCAGGAGGAGGAGCCCTCGAGACCGACTGAGACCGAAAAGCCCACCCTTGTTGAGGAGCTGGAGGCCTCTGAGGAAGGTGAGGCAGGTGCAGAACAGGCGCCTGCGGAGAGTGAGGATGAGATGCCAGCGGAGCCGTCCGAGCCGAAGATCGAGCTTCCAGAGCCCACCCTTCCGGGTGAGGAGATACGGGAGCGCGATGGCAGAATCGAGCACAAGCACGAGGGCTACGAGTACTGGCATCCGTATGAGCGTGTACACAAGAAGGCAGGTGAGCAGTGA
- a CDS encoding 50S ribosomal protein L22: MARIQYTREFDPQRSAKAMRYELHISPKSSREVARAIRGMSPKEARQLLEDVVAMKRAIPYRWHVKGVGHRRGKIGPGRFPQKCAREFLKLLENAENNARYKGLNPERMRIAHACAKRGRVIHGFIPRALGRATAKNTETVSIEMVLVEV; encoded by the coding sequence ATGGCAAGGATACAGTACACGAGGGAGTTTGACCCACAGCGCAGTGCCAAGGCAATGCGATATGAGCTACACATCTCACCCAAGAGCTCCAGAGAGGTTGCCCGTGCCATAAGGGGCATGAGCCCCAAGGAGGCGAGGCAGCTTCTGGAGGACGTGGTGGCGATGAAAAGGGCGATACCGTACAGGTGGCACGTGAAGGGCGTGGGGCATCGAAGGGGGAAGATTGGTCCCGGAAGGTTCCCCCAGAAGTGTGCCCGAGAGTTCCTGAAGCTGCTCGAAAATGCAGAGAACAATGCCCGCTATAAGGGGCTTAACCCAGAGAGGATGAGGATTGCCCATGCATGTGCCAAGCGTGGAAGGGTGATTCATGGCTTCATTCCAAGGGCGTTGGGCAGGGCTACGGCAAAGAATACGGAGACGGTGAGCATAGAGATGGTGCTCGTGGAGGTGTGA
- a CDS encoding 30S ribosomal protein S19 translates to MAKKSAAKIPKRKGEFTYRGYTVSQLKEMSLEEFAQLLPARQRRSLLRGLSEESKKVLEKIRKGKREIRTHRRDMIIIPEMIGTTIYVHNGGRPQTKSESEIKAYHRVDITPEMLGHYLGEFALTRKRVVHGSAGVGATRSSRFVPLK, encoded by the coding sequence ATGGCAAAAAAGAGTGCTGCCAAGATACCAAAGCGAAAGGGTGAATTCACATACCGTGGATACACGGTCTCTCAGCTTAAGGAGATGAGCCTCGAGGAGTTTGCACAGCTCCTTCCCGCAAGGCAGAGGCGAAGCCTCTTGAGGGGGCTCTCAGAGGAGTCGAAGAAGGTGCTCGAGAAGATTAGAAAGGGCAAGCGTGAGATCAGGACCCACCGAAGGGATATGATAATCATCCCGGAGATGATAGGCACCACGATATATGTGCACAACGGCGGAAGACCACAGACGAAGTCGGAAAGCGAGATCAAGGCGTACCACAGGGTGGACATCACTCCAGAGATGCTGGGTCACTACCTTGGGGAGTTTGCCCTGACCAGAAAGAGGGTGGTGCATGGAAGTGCGGGCGTTGGTGCCACAAGGTCGAGCAGATTCGTGCCACTGAAGTGA
- a CDS encoding 50S ribosomal protein L2 yields MGHRIISQNRGRGGPNYRVPSHRYKAALRHRRHAPEETVKGTVVAIEHDPARSAPIAKLRFEDGAEQYVVVPEGIAVGDEMAYGRDADIKVGSTLPLHAIPEGLPVCNVEARPNDGGKFIRASGTYGIVVAHEAERTGVQMPSGTIKWFNPKCRATIGVVAGGGRLDKPIVKAGKKYHKMRNTASNWPRVRGVAMNVIDHPFGGGGHQHTGRPKTVARGAPPGRKVGSIAARRTGKR; encoded by the coding sequence ATGGGTCATAGGATAATCTCACAGAACAGAGGAAGGGGAGGACCCAACTACCGTGTGCCCTCCCACAGATACAAGGCTGCCCTAAGGCACAGAAGGCACGCTCCGGAGGAGACTGTGAAGGGCACCGTGGTGGCGATAGAGCACGACCCAGCCCGGTCGGCGCCAATCGCAAAGCTTCGGTTTGAGGATGGAGCAGAGCAGTATGTGGTGGTGCCAGAGGGCATTGCCGTGGGCGATGAGATGGCATATGGCAGAGATGCCGACATCAAGGTGGGAAGCACTCTACCGCTCCATGCAATACCAGAGGGGCTGCCCGTGTGCAACGTGGAGGCAAGACCCAACGATGGTGGGAAGTTCATACGGGCCTCTGGCACGTACGGAATCGTGGTTGCCCATGAGGCAGAGAGAACGGGTGTTCAGATGCCGAGTGGTACGATAAAGTGGTTCAACCCCAAGTGCCGTGCCACAATCGGCGTGGTCGCTGGTGGAGGAAGGCTTGACAAGCCCATCGTGAAGGCTGGAAAGAAGTACCACAAGATGAGGAACACTGCGTCCAACTGGCCAAGGGTGAGGGGTGTGGCAATGAATGTCATAGACCATCCGTTTGGTGGTGGAGGGCATCAGCACACGGGAAGACCAAAGACGGTTGCAAGGGGCGCCCCGCCCGGAAGAAAGGTGGGCTCCATAGCGGCGAGAAGAACGGGCAAGAGGTAA
- a CDS encoding 50S ribosomal protein L23, with translation MVIGYPFVSEKATILLEEQGKLQMIVDVRATKQDIKRAIESMYEFKVKAVNTMVTPDGKKKAIITFEQSDAAHEIASRIGVF, from the coding sequence ATGGTGATTGGATATCCGTTCGTGTCCGAGAAGGCAACGATTCTGCTCGAGGAGCAGGGCAAGCTTCAGATGATTGTGGACGTGAGGGCAACCAAGCAGGACATCAAGCGTGCCATTGAGAGCATGTATGAGTTCAAAGTGAAGGCGGTGAACACAATGGTCACGCCAGATGGGAAGAAGAAGGCTATCATAACGTTTGAGCAGAGCGACGCTGCCCACGAGATTGCCTCGAGGATAGGTGTGTTCTGA
- the rpl4p gene encoding 50S ribosomal protein L4 → MHVSVVGADGVKVDEMEVSLFDVPYRPDVIKRAVLAAQANRLQPYGPRLYAGMESSARSWGPGRGVSRVPRLVNSSRAAIVPQAKGGRKAHPPKPYADYSEKVNKKERRLAMRSAIAATASPELVAARGHRFSCTLPLVYEDSIGEIAHTKDVVALLSKMGVYEDVERAKLGISIRAGKGKMRGRRYKVPKSVLIVTPSRASIERAARNLPGVDVVDARGLNVEYLAPGTHAGRLTVWTKGALSMLEEWLW, encoded by the coding sequence ATGCATGTTTCAGTAGTCGGTGCCGATGGAGTGAAGGTGGACGAGATGGAGGTCAGTCTGTTCGATGTGCCATACCGTCCAGATGTGATAAAGCGGGCAGTGCTCGCTGCACAGGCGAACAGACTGCAGCCCTATGGGCCCAGGCTCTATGCTGGCATGGAAAGCTCAGCAAGGTCTTGGGGTCCTGGCAGGGGCGTGTCCAGAGTCCCAAGGCTGGTGAACAGCTCGAGGGCTGCGATAGTTCCGCAGGCGAAGGGAGGAAGGAAGGCACACCCCCCAAAGCCATATGCAGATTACTCTGAGAAGGTGAACAAGAAGGAGAGGAGGCTTGCCATGCGCTCTGCCATAGCGGCTACTGCCAGCCCAGAGCTGGTTGCGGCGCGTGGCCACAGGTTCAGCTGCACACTCCCCCTCGTGTACGAGGACTCCATAGGGGAGATTGCCCACACCAAGGATGTGGTGGCCCTGCTCTCAAAGATGGGAGTTTACGAGGACGTTGAGCGTGCCAAACTTGGAATATCCATACGGGCTGGAAAGGGAAAGATGAGAGGAAGGCGATACAAGGTACCAAAGAGCGTGCTCATAGTGACACCCTCACGGGCGAGCATAGAGCGTGCAGCCCGTAACCTTCCTGGGGTGGATGTGGTTGATGCAAGGGGGCTCAACGTGGAGTATCTTGCTCCCGGTACACACGCTGGAAGGCTCACAGTGTGGACAAAGGGCGCCCTGAGCATGCTGGAGGAGTGGCTATGGTGA
- a CDS encoding 50S ribosomal protein L3 — MGHIHRPRRGSLAFSPRKRAKSETPRISSWPTSDEPGLLGFAGYKAGMTHVMMIDDMPNSPTAGMTVSVPVTIIETPPLRVVAVRGYEDTTYGLKAAGEVWASELDDDLNKVIRIPASSGQEVSVLEEKPLSDVRLIVATQPSLVSGVPKKKPELMEMGVGGMDVSSKLEYAASVLGSSISITDVFSEGELVDTIAVTKGKGTQGPVKRWGVQMQKSKHSRTGKLRHVGTLGPWHPHYVRWTVPQLGQTGYHQRTEYNKRIIKIGERGEEITPAGGIPHYGVVKNAYVLLQGSVPGPRKRLVRMRAPIRPRKVPEGTLNISYISTQSQQGV, encoded by the coding sequence ATGGGACACATTCACCGTCCAAGACGTGGCTCGCTGGCGTTTAGCCCGAGAAAGAGGGCAAAGAGCGAAACGCCGAGAATAAGCTCGTGGCCCACATCAGATGAGCCAGGGCTGTTGGGGTTTGCGGGATACAAGGCAGGCATGACCCACGTGATGATGATAGATGACATGCCCAACAGCCCGACCGCTGGGATGACCGTATCTGTCCCAGTGACGATTATCGAGACCCCTCCGCTGAGGGTTGTGGCAGTGAGGGGCTATGAGGACACCACATATGGGCTAAAGGCGGCTGGCGAGGTGTGGGCATCTGAGCTGGATGACGACCTGAATAAGGTGATAAGGATTCCAGCCTCCTCAGGACAGGAGGTCTCGGTGTTGGAGGAAAAGCCCCTTTCAGACGTCAGGCTCATCGTGGCCACCCAGCCATCCCTGGTGAGCGGTGTGCCCAAGAAGAAGCCAGAGCTCATGGAGATGGGTGTGGGGGGCATGGATGTGTCCTCCAAGCTGGAGTATGCGGCGTCGGTGCTCGGCTCGAGCATATCCATTACTGATGTGTTCTCGGAGGGGGAGCTGGTGGATACGATAGCAGTCACCAAGGGTAAGGGCACGCAGGGCCCTGTGAAGCGCTGGGGCGTCCAGATGCAGAAGTCAAAGCACTCGAGGACAGGAAAGCTAAGGCACGTAGGCACCCTTGGACCATGGCATCCTCACTATGTCAGGTGGACAGTGCCCCAGCTCGGACAGACTGGGTATCACCAGCGCACGGAGTACAACAAGCGCATCATCAAGATTGGTGAGAGAGGCGAGGAAATCACACCAGCTGGTGGCATTCCTCACTATGGGGTGGTGAAAAATGCCTATGTGCTGCTGCAGGGCAGTGTGCCAGGTCCAAGAAAGCGTCTGGTCAGAATGAGGGCTCCAATAAGGCCGAGGAAGGTGCCAGAGGGCACACTGAACATAAGCTACATCAGCACGCAATCCCAGCAGGGGGTGTGA
- a CDS encoding putative RNA uridine N3 methyltransferase, with the protein MVGQSQERDMKVAGGNLAILIPSSFGSEERDERIRTYKIGQVARAASVFRVDDIYIYRDEDRDDSRLIDLVLRYAETPQYLRKLLFPKRRELKYAGVVPPLRTPHHPTTSDTSKTNIGDIRTGVVTKVGSDGSAWVELGLESPAPLRNPKGVKVGQRIDVRIFSKTPLTVEYIAREHIPTYWGYRTHVCGPLHSTLSALRSRGWWVLGTSREGRPLDANALIALKGHMSGRVCVVFGSQKRGIREMLSAHVGDGWRQHFDEVLNTIPNQGTHTVRAEEALMATLALLNIVRS; encoded by the coding sequence ATGGTGGGGCAAAGCCAAGAGAGAGATATGAAGGTGGCAGGTGGCAATCTCGCCATCTTGATACCGTCCTCGTTCGGCTCCGAGGAGAGAGACGAGCGAATAAGGACGTACAAGATTGGCCAGGTTGCGCGGGCAGCATCTGTGTTCCGGGTGGATGATATATACATCTACAGGGACGAGGATCGTGATGACAGCAGGCTCATAGACCTCGTGCTGAGATATGCCGAAACCCCGCAGTACCTGCGAAAGCTGCTCTTCCCAAAAAGAAGAGAGCTGAAGTATGCGGGCGTCGTGCCCCCGCTGCGAACGCCACACCATCCGACGACATCGGACACATCGAAAACGAACATCGGAGACATCCGAACAGGTGTAGTGACCAAGGTAGGATCTGACGGCAGCGCATGGGTCGAACTCGGACTCGAGAGCCCAGCTCCACTCAGAAACCCGAAAGGTGTGAAGGTGGGGCAGCGCATAGACGTCAGGATCTTTTCGAAGACGCCACTTACAGTCGAGTATATAGCGAGGGAGCACATACCCACATACTGGGGCTACAGAACCCATGTGTGCGGACCCCTCCACTCCACGCTCAGCGCCCTGCGCTCTCGGGGCTGGTGGGTGCTGGGCACATCGAGGGAGGGAAGACCGCTGGACGCCAATGCCCTCATCGCTCTCAAAGGGCACATGAGCGGCAGGGTCTGTGTGGTGTTCGGCTCCCAGAAGAGAGGCATCAGAGAGATGCTAAGTGCCCATGTGGGCGATGGATGGAGGCAGCACTTCGATGAGGTGCTGAACACCATCCCGAATCAAGGGACGCACACCGTGAGGGCAGAGGAGGCGCTGATGGCCACCCTCGCCCTGCTCAACATCGTGCGCTCCTGA
- a CDS encoding EVE domain-containing protein — protein MPYWLCITNEENWKVIKEKNMWGVPERHENTIKRVRPGDKLLIYVKQEREKDEIKEPRIVAVYEVASEVFRDSSRIFKSPKGMGNETFPLRIKLKPIKIFEKPVEFKPLIPKLKFITNKRKWSGHLMGKAMREIPEEDYELIMSVAK, from the coding sequence ATGCCCTACTGGCTCTGCATCACCAATGAAGAGAACTGGAAGGTGATCAAGGAGAAAAACATGTGGGGCGTTCCCGAAAGGCACGAGAACACGATAAAGAGGGTGAGACCCGGAGATAAGCTTCTGATTTACGTTAAGCAGGAAAGAGAGAAAGATGAAATTAAAGAGCCTCGAATCGTTGCTGTTTACGAAGTGGCTTCTGAGGTTTTCAGAGATTCTTCGAGAATCTTCAAATCTCCAAAGGGAATGGGGAATGAAACTTTTCCGCTGAGAATAAAGCTCAAACCGATTAAGATCTTCGAAAAACCCGTTGAATTCAAGCCTCTGATCCCGAAGCTGAAGTTCATAACGAACAAGAGGAAATGGTCGGGTCATCTGATGGGTAAGGCGATGAGGGAGATTCCCGAGGAAGACTACGAGCTAATCATGAGCGTGGCAAAATGA
- a CDS encoding DUF2283 domain-containing protein produces MAEEVKKIVDAVPMLLNFPTKRFHVDYDKEADVLYISFERPQKATDTEVTEEGILLRYREDKLVGITVLNASRFKVKV; encoded by the coding sequence ATGGCAGAAGAAGTGAAGAAAATAGTTGATGCAGTTCCTATGCTTCTGAATTTTCCTACAAAAAGATTTCATGTTGATTACGATAAAGAAGCTGATGTTCTCTACATAAGCTTTGAAAGACCTCAGAAAGCTACAGATACAGAAGTTACAGAAGAGGGTATCCTGCTGAGATACAGAGAGGACAAGCTTGTTGGAATAACAGTTCTCAACGCGAGCAGGTTTAAGGTTAAAGTGTGA
- a CDS encoding DUF365 domain-containing protein — protein MTNDVSDPETVLEEYIKSQERWKQRRKGEARKRLWMAIELEDIKKYEKPAKPKSSNSQTSQPVREFPAFNHPAELPPFCSS, from the coding sequence TTGACGAATGATGTCTCCGATCCTGAAACGGTACTGGAAGAATACATCAAATCTCAGGAGAGATGGAAGCAAAGGAGAAAGGGAGAAGCAAGGAAGAGGCTCTGGATGGCGATAGAGCTTGAGGACATAAAGAAATACGAGAAGCCCGCGAAGCCGAAGAGCTCTAACTCTCAAACTTCTCAGCCAGTTCGGGAGTTTCCAGCATTTAATCACCCGGCAGAATTGCCACCTTTTTGTTCATCTTAA
- a CDS encoding ABC transporter ATP-binding protein, which produces MIEVKNVIFSYNSKEVLRNVNLWIERGEVVFLLGPNGSGKTTLLKCIAGILKAKGEVVVDGSNLWKLSRAEIAKIFGYVPQRGEISFLTVFDVILLGRKPYIRWEASEDDYRVAEETIKMFNLANLASRKLNELSGGEIQLVLIARAFAQRPRYILLDEPTNNLDIKNQISVIKILRKAVKETGVSAIITTHELNLAANFADRIVLIKDGGVFASGGIEVLSRENIKAVYGIDVEVVKMNKKVAILPGD; this is translated from the coding sequence ATGATTGAAGTAAAAAACGTCATTTTTAGTTATAACTCGAAAGAAGTGTTAAGAAACGTTAATCTGTGGATTGAGAGAGGTGAAGTTGTCTTTTTACTCGGTCCGAACGGAAGCGGGAAGACCACTTTACTGAAATGCATTGCAGGAATTTTGAAGGCTAAGGGTGAAGTGGTTGTGGATGGCAGTAATCTATGGAAGCTTTCGAGAGCTGAGATAGCTAAGATTTTTGGCTACGTTCCACAAAGGGGAGAAATCAGTTTTCTTACAGTATTCGATGTGATACTGCTTGGAAGGAAGCCGTACATACGGTGGGAAGCAAGTGAAGATGACTATAGAGTAGCTGAAGAAACTATAAAGATGTTCAACCTGGCAAATCTTGCTTCAAGGAAGTTGAATGAGCTGAGCGGAGGAGAGATTCAGCTCGTTCTTATAGCCAGAGCCTTTGCCCAAAGACCGAGGTACATTCTCCTCGATGAGCCGACGAACAATCTTGATATAAAAAATCAAATCTCCGTAATTAAAATTCTGAGGAAAGCTGTAAAGGAAACAGGGGTCTCGGCAATCATCACGACTCACGAGCTTAACTTGGCTGCAAATTTTGCGGACAGGATAGTTTTAATCAAAGACGGGGGGGTTTTCGCCAGCGGTGGAATTGAGGTGTTAAGCAGAGAAAACATAAAGGCTGTTTACGGAATCGATGTTGAAGTTGTTAAGATGAACAAAAAGGTGGCAATTCTGCCGGGTGATTAA
- a CDS encoding FecCD family ABC transporter permease, which produces MSVAGDYRKELQRRVSFSIFVLIFLLLITFVALNLGSYQMSLEEILRGFLSGDAVLWNVRIPRIATSLLVGASLAIGGAVLQCVLKNPLASPYTLGITHGSAFGASIAIVFFGAGLTHRVGEGVTITNPYLVPLFAFAGAMITATVILLLARLRNLSPVAIILAGVAMSSLFQAGVMLIQYFATDIQVAAIVFWTFGDVGRASWSEIYIIFAIFVVCFLYFFHRRWDYNSLLLGDETAKSLGGEVQRIRLEGLILTSLLTATCVSFTGIIGFVGLVAPHMVRLMIGGDYRFLIPSSTILGALILLASDTVGRTVIAPVIIPVGIITSLLGAPMFIYLLLREGGGYD; this is translated from the coding sequence ATGTCAGTAGCTGGTGATTACAGGAAAGAGCTTCAGAGGAGAGTTTCCTTTAGCATTTTCGTCCTTATTTTTCTCCTTCTCATCACCTTCGTAGCTCTAAATCTGGGAAGCTATCAGATGAGTCTTGAGGAAATTCTGAGAGGATTTTTAAGCGGAGATGCTGTCTTGTGGAATGTCAGAATTCCGAGGATTGCTACATCTCTGCTCGTTGGCGCAAGTTTAGCCATTGGTGGAGCTGTTTTGCAGTGTGTTCTAAAGAATCCTCTCGCATCCCCCTACACCCTTGGCATCACCCACGGATCGGCCTTTGGGGCGAGCATTGCAATAGTTTTCTTCGGTGCTGGCTTGACGCACAGAGTGGGGGAAGGTGTCACGATCACAAATCCCTACTTAGTTCCCCTCTTCGCATTCGCTGGGGCAATGATTACTGCCACAGTCATACTTCTCCTCGCAAGGCTCAGGAACCTCTCGCCCGTTGCGATAATTCTGGCTGGAGTTGCAATGTCTTCCCTCTTTCAGGCTGGTGTCATGCTAATACAGTACTTCGCCACCGATATTCAGGTTGCGGCAATCGTTTTCTGGACTTTTGGCGATGTTGGAAGAGCGAGCTGGAGCGAGATTTACATAATTTTTGCCATCTTCGTGGTATGCTTCCTTTACTTCTTTCACAGAAGGTGGGACTACAACTCCCTCCTTCTCGGAGATGAAACTGCGAAGTCGCTGGGCGGAGAAGTTCAGAGGATAAGACTCGAAGGGCTAATACTCACATCACTCCTCACTGCCACATGCGTTTCTTTTACTGGAATAATCGGCTTCGTTGGGTTAGTTGCTCCACATATGGTTAGATTGATGATAGGGGGTGATTACAGGTTTCTAATTCCTTCGAGCACAATTCTTGGAGCGTTAATTCTTTTGGCCTCAGATACTGTTGGAAGGACGGTAATTGCGCCAGTCATCATTCCAGTTGGGATTATCACATCCTTGCTCGGTGCACCGATGTTCATTTATCTGCTCTTGAGAGAGGGTGGTGGATATGATTGA
- a CDS encoding iron ABC transporter substrate-binding protein, with protein MKKISLLLLVLVLTLAFSGCTQPEQQVGETVKVTDLAGREVEVPKNVEKIVAIGPGALRLITYMQAEDMLVGVENVEKTPTAARPYSLVIQEEIADLPVIAQGGPDDPKVDVEVLLSVKPDVIFASSAVSTQIVEDIQQKTGIPVVVISLGTPGRFDEEELFESFRIIGKVLDKEERAEEIIDYINATIEDLSSRVADYPEDKKPKVYVGALSFKGGHGIESTQKIFPPFEVLEAKNIVKEANVTGNFIQVDKEFLLSAQPDIIFLDANNVQLVKQDYEKNPGFYRSLKAFQNGEVYSIYPFNWYWTNIELALIDTYWIGKVIYPERFADVSIAEKANEISEFFLGEPLYDELVGEIGELGKINVSSW; from the coding sequence ATGAAGAAAATCTCTCTTCTCCTCTTGGTTTTGGTGCTCACCTTAGCTTTCTCTGGATGCACTCAGCCAGAGCAGCAGGTTGGAGAGACTGTAAAGGTGACCGATCTCGCTGGCAGAGAGGTGGAAGTTCCAAAGAACGTTGAGAAGATTGTCGCAATAGGTCCCGGAGCTTTGAGGCTGATAACGTACATGCAAGCCGAGGACATGCTCGTTGGAGTGGAGAACGTTGAGAAAACTCCGACTGCAGCTCGCCCATATTCGCTCGTGATTCAGGAAGAGATAGCCGATCTGCCCGTCATAGCTCAGGGCGGTCCCGACGATCCTAAGGTGGACGTTGAAGTTCTTTTGAGCGTTAAACCGGATGTTATATTTGCTTCGAGTGCCGTAAGCACGCAGATCGTCGAGGACATTCAGCAGAAAACAGGGATTCCCGTCGTCGTCATCAGCCTCGGAACTCCTGGTAGATTCGATGAAGAAGAGCTGTTCGAGTCATTCAGGATCATAGGAAAGGTTCTTGATAAGGAGGAGAGGGCTGAAGAGATAATTGACTACATCAACGCAACCATCGAAGACCTCTCGAGCAGGGTTGCCGACTATCCCGAAGATAAAAAGCCGAAGGTCTACGTCGGAGCCCTGAGCTTCAAGGGCGGGCACGGCATCGAATCAACGCAAAAGATATTCCCACCGTTTGAGGTTCTTGAAGCCAAAAACATCGTGAAAGAAGCAAACGTCACGGGCAACTTCATACAGGTTGACAAGGAGTTCCTTCTATCGGCTCAGCCGGACATCATATTTCTGGATGCCAACAACGTTCAGCTCGTAAAGCAGGACTACGAGAAGAACCCCGGATTCTACAGATCTCTGAAAGCCTTCCAGAACGGCGAGGTTTACTCAATATATCCCTTCAACTGGTACTGGACGAACATAGAGCTCGCTCTGATCGACACGTACTGGATAGGCAAGGTGATCTACCCGGAGCGCTTTGCCGATGTAAGCATAGCCGAGAAAGCCAACGAGATATCGGAGTTCTTCCTCGGAGAGCCGCTTTACGACGAGCTCGTAGGAGAAATAGGTGAGCTGGGGAAGATAAATGTCAGTAGCTGGTGA
- the tsaA gene encoding tRNA (N6-threonylcarbamoyladenosine(37)-N6)-methyltransferase TrmO: MNIEPVGIIRSPYKSFDEAPHQGRFSKEIYEIEIFPEFEAGLEDIETCTHLIVLYWLDRAKRDTLIAVPPHDKKEHGVFATRSLHRPNPIGFAVVELLERNGRVLKVEGLDALDGTPVVDIKPYSSQLDCVENAKIGWFEEVKKE; this comes from the coding sequence ATGAACATTGAACCCGTCGGCATCATCAGGTCGCCTTACAAGAGTTTCGATGAAGCACCGCATCAGGGGAGGTTCTCGAAGGAGATCTACGAGATCGAGATCTTCCCCGAATTCGAAGCAGGTCTGGAAGATATTGAAACTTGCACTCACCTGATCGTCCTCTACTGGCTTGACAGAGCTAAAAGAGATACCCTTATAGCGGTTCCACCGCACGATAAGAAGGAGCACGGTGTTTTCGCAACCCGATCACTTCATAGACCGAATCCAATTGGCTTCGCAGTTGTGGAGCTTCTGGAAAGGAATGGAAGAGTTTTGAAGGTCGAGGGGCTTGATGCCCTTGACGGGACGCCCGTTGTAGACATAAAACCGTATTCATCCCAGCTCGATTGCGTTGAGAATGCAAAAATAGGGTGGTTTGAGGAGGTGAAAAAAGAATGA
- a CDS encoding carboxymuconolactone decarboxylase family protein, with product MEDPMERLASELPEVFEKFGKLHEAVFSDRSLSVKQKELIAVGIAVAIRCSPCLRHHVEEALKAGATKDEILEAVSVGLTMRGGPAMHYAAEAIEMLEGDHEH from the coding sequence ATGGAAGACCCCATGGAAAGATTAGCCTCAGAGCTGCCAGAGGTGTTTGAGAAGTTCGGCAAACTTCACGAAGCTGTTTTTTCAGATAGAAGCCTTTCGGTGAAGCAGAAGGAGCTGATAGCCGTAGGAATTGCTGTAGCTATCAGATGCTCTCCCTGCCTGAGGCACCACGTGGAAGAGGCTCTGAAAGCCGGGGCGACTAAGGATGAGATACTCGAAGCGGTCTCGGTCGGGTTGACCATGCGCGGCGGACCAGCGATGCACTATGCTGCGGAAGCGATTGAGATGCTGGAAGGAGATCATGAACATTGA